From the genome of Vigna angularis cultivar LongXiaoDou No.4 chromosome 11, ASM1680809v1, whole genome shotgun sequence, one region includes:
- the LOC108333522 gene encoding protein NRT1/ PTR FAMILY 2.6, with amino-acid sequence MNSDSSRGGWRSFPFIIGSTAGMSLGGAGIIGNLIVYLIREFNVKSINAAQVGNVANGSSSLFPIVAAIMADSFFGPFSVALLSSFLSFLGTVIFVLTTIIGSLKPKPCNNGSKACNPPSKFQYAILYGGIALCALGFGGARFTTASLGANQFNEAKHHDTFFNWFFLTWYVASVVSFTAIFYIQDNVSWAWGFGICSVATFIGLIILLLGYRFYRLHKPQGSAFLDLARVLVASIRKWKSQLSSTPKDYYIAKDETLPIQPATTPGKRLRFFNRAALITDGDLQSDGSIGKPWRLCTVQQVENFKAIIGILPLWSSSIFLSVPIGIQGSMTVLQALATDRQIGQHFNFPAGSISVIPLISTSIFLTFLDRVVWPAWNKFNGKSPTTLQRIGTGHVLNVLGMAVSALVESKRLKMIHSNPSITMSVLWLLPALVIVGIGESFHFPAQVAFYYQQLPQSLRSTSTAMISMIIGISFYLSTALIDQVQKSTDWLPDNINEGKLDHFYWMMVFIGGINFLYYLLCSTLYKHTKM; translated from the exons ATGAACAGTGACAGCAGCAGAGGTGGTTGGAGAAGTTTTCCCTTCATAATTG GTTCAACGGCAGGTATGTCACTCGGTGGTGCAGGTATAATTGGAAACTTGATCGTGTATCTGATACGTGAGTTCAATGTAAAGAGCATCAATGCTGCACAGGTTGGAAACGTGGCAAATGGAAGCTCCAGTTTATTTCCCATTGTTGCAGCTATCATGGCTGATTCTTTCTTTGGACCTTTCTCTGTTGCCTtgctttcttcctttctttctttcctg gGCACTGTTATTTTTGTCTTGACAACAATTATTGGTTCATTGAAACCTAAACCCTGTAACAATGGATCAAAGGCATGCAACCCCCCTTCAAAGTTTCAATATGCAATCTTATACGGAGGCATAGCGCTGTGTGCACTTGGTTTTGGAGGTGCACGCTTCACAACAGCATCATTAGGAGCAAATCAATTTAATGAGGCAAAGCATCACGACACATTCTTTAACTGGTTTTTTCTGACTTGGTACGTTGCTTCTGTTGTATCCTTCACTGCCATTTTTTACATCCAAGATAATGTCAGCTGGGCTTGGGGTTTCGGCATTTGTAGTGTGGCCACCTTCATCGGCCTAATCATTCTCTTACTCGGTTACCGATTTTATCGTCTTCATAAACCTCAAGGAAGCGCCTTCTTGGATCTTGCTCGTGTTCTTGTTGCATCTATCCGTAAATGGAAATCTCAGCTTTCTTCCACACCAAAGGATTACTATATCGCCAAGGATGAGACACTTCCAATACAACCTGCTACAACTCCTGGAAAAAGATTAAG ATTCTTCAATCGTGCAGCTCTGATAACTGATGGAGACCTTCAATCAGATGGTTCAATCGGTAAACCATGGAGACTGTGCACAGTCCAGCAAGTGGAAAATTTCAAAGCTATAATTGGGATCTTGCCACTATGGAGTTCAAGCATATTCCTATCAGTTCCAATAGGGATTCAAGGAAGCATGACAGTTCTTCAAGCTCTAGCCACAGATCGTCAAATAGGACAGCACTTCAATTTTCCAGCAGGTTCCATTAGTGTTATACCCTTAATTTCCACATCGATTTTCCTCACTTTTCTTGATAGGGTGGTTTGGCCTGCATGGAACAAGTTCAATGGTAAATCTCCGACCACTCTCCAAAGAATCGGAACAGGTCATGTGTTGAATGTGCTTGGAATGGCTGTTTCTGCTCTTGTTGAATCAAAGAGGCTGAAGATGATTCATTCCAACCCTTCAATCACAATGTCTGTACTCTGGTTGCTTCCAGCTCTGGTGATAGTTGGCATTGGAGAATCCTTTCATTTTCCTGCACAAGTTGCATTCTACTACCAGCAACTTCCTCAGTCACTCAGAAGCACATCGACTGCTATGATTTCAATGATTATAGGAATATCTTTTTATCTGAGCACAGCCTTGATCGATCAAGTGCAGAAGAGTACTGATTGGCTACCTGATAACATAAATGAAGGGAAATTAGATCATTTTTACTGGATGATGGTTTTCATAGGAGGCATCAACTTTCTGTATTACTTGCTGTGTTCAACTTTATACAAGCACACAAAAATGTAA